A region from the Rufibacter sp. DG15C genome encodes:
- a CDS encoding FKBP-type peptidyl-prolyl cis-trans isomerase, with amino-acid sequence MLKKSIYLLPALAITLFAPSCKNLGNDSFQKTASGLEYKLYTAGKDGGYEVKDAAKVDSTKMGKVMTFEMEYRTEKDSLLFSTKDNAMPIQIKLVETPNKGSIEEAFLLLDKGDSAVFKINADTLFAKTFKAPLPPFIKKGSFLTFFVKAVNLQTEQEAMADYPKMMERQQKAMEEKALKQAPIDDKLIQEYIKKNNLTAQKTANGVYYVISQPGTGANATAGKTVSVQYKGTLLNGKEFDSSAKSNGGKPIEFPLGQGQVIKGWEEGLQQFNKGSKGILLIPSPMGYGAMARGADMPANSILRFDIELVDIKDTPVNPAGPAGPGL; translated from the coding sequence ATGTTAAAAAAATCAATCTACTTGTTGCCAGCCTTGGCAATAACCCTTTTTGCCCCGTCGTGCAAGAACTTGGGCAATGACTCATTTCAGAAAACCGCCTCTGGCCTAGAATACAAACTATACACGGCTGGCAAAGACGGTGGCTATGAGGTAAAAGATGCCGCCAAGGTAGATTCTACCAAAATGGGCAAAGTGATGACCTTTGAGATGGAATACCGCACAGAGAAAGACTCTTTGCTGTTCAGTACCAAAGACAACGCCATGCCTATCCAGATTAAACTGGTAGAGACGCCTAACAAAGGCAGCATTGAAGAAGCATTCTTGTTGCTAGACAAAGGCGACAGCGCCGTGTTCAAAATCAACGCAGACACTTTGTTTGCCAAGACCTTCAAAGCCCCACTTCCTCCGTTCATCAAAAAAGGAAGCTTTTTGACCTTCTTCGTGAAGGCAGTGAACCTGCAGACTGAGCAAGAGGCTATGGCTGACTATCCTAAAATGATGGAGCGCCAGCAGAAGGCAATGGAAGAGAAAGCCTTAAAGCAAGCCCCTATTGACGACAAGTTGATTCAGGAGTACATCAAGAAGAACAACTTGACGGCTCAGAAAACGGCCAACGGTGTGTATTATGTAATCTCTCAGCCAGGCACAGGCGCAAACGCTACTGCCGGTAAAACTGTGAGCGTACAATACAAAGGCACCTTGTTAAACGGTAAAGAGTTTGACTCTTCTGCCAAGTCTAACGGTGGCAAGCCAATTGAATTCCCATTAGGCCAAGGCCAGGTGATCAAAGGCTGGGAAGAAGGCTTACAGCAGTTTAACAAAGGCAGCAAAGGCATCTTGTTGATTCCTTCGCCAATGGGTTACGGTGCCATGGCCCGCGGCGCAGACATGCCGGCTAACTCTATCCTTCGTTTTGACATTGAATTGGTAGACATCAAAGACACGCCGGTGAACCCAGCGGGTCCTGCCGGTCCAGGTCTATAA
- a CDS encoding FKBP-type peptidyl-prolyl cis-trans isomerase gives MQQLVRKSVLWQLVLSLCLLTASMGCKDDNINPYDNFDAAAQAEFDDKLIKDYLAYYDITDYTRTASGLYYVQKTKGNGVKPVKGQQVEMHYVGKIVEDSRKFDSSYDRAQTFKFVLGQNKVIKGWEEGVLLMSKGEQGLLIIPSQLAYGRYGSGSIPPNTPIMFEMELINF, from the coding sequence ATGCAACAGTTGGTAAGAAAAAGCGTGCTGTGGCAATTAGTGTTGTCTCTGTGTCTGCTTACAGCCTCAATGGGTTGTAAGGATGACAATATAAACCCCTATGACAACTTTGATGCCGCCGCACAGGCAGAGTTTGACGACAAATTGATCAAGGATTATCTGGCATATTATGATATTACAGATTATACGCGCACTGCGTCTGGTTTATACTATGTACAAAAAACCAAAGGCAACGGCGTAAAGCCAGTAAAAGGCCAGCAGGTAGAAATGCACTACGTAGGAAAAATCGTAGAAGACAGCCGAAAGTTTGACTCTTCTTATGACCGTGCGCAGACTTTCAAATTTGTGTTGGGCCAGAACAAAGTGATCAAAGGCTGGGAAGAAGGTGTGCTTTTGATGAGCAAAGGCGAACAAGGCCTTTTAATCATTCCTTCGCAATTGGCCTATGGTCGTTACGGCAGTGGATCTATTCCTCCCAACACGCCTATCATGTTTGAGATGGAGTTGATCAACTTCTGA
- the recO gene encoding DNA repair protein RecO — MLIKTRGIVLNFIKFKESSIIVRIYTEELGLQSYIVNSVRKKGSASRIALFQPFTLLDMVVYPSAKGGLTRISEYKCSHPFSSVPYDIRKSSILMFLSEMVARTVKEEEENRSLFEFLHDAIIAFDEAPAGFENFHLAFLLQLAGYLGFGVSSADELISQIAFETGGSAVLGNSVMQLQRLEPYLTELLKNGVAAHILNGRARRELLQLLVQYFQLHVANLGEIKSLAVLSEVLSVE; from the coding sequence ATGCTGATAAAGACCCGGGGTATTGTTTTAAACTTCATCAAGTTCAAGGAGTCCTCCATTATTGTGCGCATTTACACCGAGGAGCTGGGCCTGCAGAGCTACATAGTCAACAGCGTGCGCAAAAAGGGGAGTGCGTCTAGGATTGCCCTGTTCCAGCCCTTCACGCTGCTGGATATGGTGGTGTACCCTTCGGCCAAAGGCGGTTTGACGCGCATCTCTGAGTACAAGTGCAGCCATCCGTTCTCATCTGTACCTTATGACATCAGGAAGAGCAGCATCTTGATGTTCTTGTCTGAGATGGTGGCCCGTACCGTGAAAGAAGAAGAGGAAAACCGCTCGTTGTTTGAATTTCTGCACGATGCCATCATTGCCTTTGACGAGGCGCCGGCGGGCTTTGAGAATTTCCACTTGGCGTTTCTGCTGCAGTTGGCGGGGTATCTGGGTTTCGGGGTTTCCTCTGCCGATGAGCTTATCAGTCAGATTGCGTTTGAAACCGGAGGCTCTGCGGTATTGGGCAACAGCGTGATGCAACTGCAGCGTTTAGAGCCGTACCTCACTGAACTTCTGAAAAACGGCGTGGCTGCGCATATCCTCAACGGCCGTGCCCGACGCGAACTACTCCAGCTATTGGTCCAGTACTTTCAACTGCACGTAGCCAACTTGGGAGAGATAAAATCATTGGCGGTGCTTTCTGAGGTTTTGAGCGTGGAGTAA
- a CDS encoding two-component regulator propeller domain-containing protein, with amino-acid sequence MVLSSAKFWMSFLCAWVLTFAAQAQSSTLPLGSWRLHVPNNRAKALTETPNSIYVATEDGFFRLIKEDNSLQVLTRTDGFSDVNLASVRYDSASTTLVVAYENTNLDLVQDGKIKNITDLLRKQLAGVKTIHHLYTHQKKAYLSTSFGLVVVDLVKLEVKDTYSNLGPHGEAVQVYSSTILKDSLFITSSMGVMAASLQNANLLDYRAWRRFAIAQGLPAQATDNTRTISAFQGRVYVGVNGSGLYQYQNNTWQRAPFSTPDNQFAAIETNGVRLVLASGPNVVEANANGQATNYTNQFITSARMAIPAKDGSIWVADYVNGLVQLKNNTAKTIAPNGPAFVDVFSLYAENNTLTALGGGFNQSYLQAGSSAGFYQYQDGQWTSYNRFSGGQFPSNVRDLVAAVRNPVTGKFYLASYGGGLLEWDGLDKVTLYNETNSPLRSAIPSNQDFVRITSLAVDPQGHLWVVNRNQQANAAGLFELLPDGTWKSHPFNFQFSNALDKIVIDNEGYKWLTVSTNAPGAGLVVYNDLDKTYRYLGGAGEGGLPSPQVYSLAVDNKGEIWVGTGSGVAVYSSGADVFSTDDLSAYLPIYERRPLLQGQVVRSIAVDGGNRKWMGTDNGVWLFNETGEELISNFTTKNSPLPSDKIRDIAINHLTGEVFIGTEAGVAAYRGAATKTEKVSKDCLQVFPNPVRAGYTGSIGISGLPNNGWVKITDTSGKLVYEGKSNGGTFPWNGRDYKGNKAKPGVYVVLAGSDDGVETCSIKIAVQ; translated from the coding sequence ATGGTGCTTTCTTCTGCAAAGTTCTGGATGAGTTTTCTCTGTGCCTGGGTGTTAACCTTCGCGGCGCAGGCGCAAAGCTCTACTCTGCCCCTAGGTTCCTGGCGTTTGCACGTGCCTAACAACCGCGCCAAGGCCCTCACCGAAACTCCCAACTCCATCTATGTCGCCACGGAAGATGGCTTCTTCAGATTAATCAAGGAAGACAATTCACTGCAAGTACTTACCCGCACCGATGGCTTCAGTGACGTAAACTTGGCCAGTGTGCGCTATGACTCGGCCTCTACTACGTTGGTGGTGGCCTATGAGAACACCAACCTGGACTTGGTGCAGGACGGCAAGATTAAGAACATCACCGATTTGCTGCGAAAACAACTTGCCGGCGTCAAAACCATTCATCATCTCTACACGCACCAGAAGAAAGCGTATCTGTCCACATCTTTCGGGTTGGTTGTTGTGGATTTGGTCAAACTGGAAGTAAAAGACACCTACTCCAACCTAGGCCCGCATGGCGAAGCGGTGCAGGTCTACAGTTCCACCATTCTCAAAGACAGTTTGTTCATCACCTCCTCTATGGGCGTCATGGCAGCCTCTCTCCAAAACGCTAACCTGCTAGACTACAGAGCCTGGCGAAGATTTGCCATTGCCCAAGGATTGCCTGCTCAGGCCACCGACAACACGAGAACAATTTCAGCCTTTCAAGGCAGGGTGTATGTGGGCGTGAATGGCAGCGGGCTGTACCAATACCAAAACAATACCTGGCAGAGGGCGCCTTTCTCTACCCCAGACAATCAGTTTGCGGCCATTGAAACCAACGGCGTGAGGCTGGTGCTGGCCAGCGGCCCCAACGTAGTAGAAGCCAATGCCAACGGCCAAGCCACTAACTATACTAATCAATTTATAACCTCCGCGCGCATGGCTATTCCGGCCAAGGACGGAAGCATCTGGGTAGCAGACTACGTGAATGGATTAGTCCAACTAAAGAATAACACGGCAAAAACCATCGCGCCTAATGGTCCGGCCTTTGTGGATGTGTTCAGTTTGTACGCTGAAAATAATACCCTTACGGCTCTGGGCGGTGGCTTTAACCAATCCTACTTGCAGGCTGGCTCTAGCGCAGGCTTCTACCAATACCAGGACGGGCAGTGGACTAGTTACAACCGGTTCAGCGGCGGGCAATTCCCGAGTAATGTACGCGACTTGGTAGCCGCGGTGCGAAACCCGGTGACCGGTAAGTTCTACCTGGCCAGCTATGGCGGCGGTCTTTTGGAATGGGATGGTCTTGATAAGGTGACGCTCTACAATGAGACCAACAGTCCGCTTAGAAGTGCCATCCCAAGCAATCAGGATTTTGTGCGCATCACCAGTCTTGCGGTGGACCCGCAAGGCCATTTGTGGGTAGTGAACCGGAATCAACAAGCCAATGCGGCTGGTCTGTTTGAGCTACTGCCAGACGGTACCTGGAAATCACATCCGTTTAATTTTCAGTTCAGCAACGCGCTGGACAAGATTGTGATTGACAACGAGGGCTATAAATGGCTTACGGTGAGTACCAATGCCCCGGGCGCGGGATTGGTGGTTTACAATGACTTGGACAAAACCTACCGTTACCTAGGCGGGGCCGGCGAAGGTGGTTTGCCCAGCCCGCAGGTTTACAGCCTGGCCGTTGACAACAAAGGCGAAATATGGGTAGGAACCGGATCTGGGGTGGCCGTTTACAGCAGCGGCGCCGATGTATTTTCAACGGATGATCTAAGCGCCTATCTACCCATCTATGAGCGGCGCCCGTTGCTGCAGGGACAGGTGGTGCGCAGCATTGCCGTGGACGGTGGCAACCGCAAATGGATGGGCACCGACAACGGCGTGTGGCTCTTCAATGAAACCGGCGAGGAGCTGATCTCTAACTTCACCACCAAGAACAGTCCATTGCCTTCAGACAAGATCAGGGACATTGCCATCAACCACTTAACCGGCGAAGTCTTCATTGGCACCGAGGCCGGCGTTGCGGCATACAGAGGCGCTGCCACCAAAACAGAAAAAGTGAGCAAAGACTGTCTGCAGGTGTTCCCCAATCCGGTGCGGGCAGGGTACACAGGCTCTATTGGCATATCAGGTTTGCCCAACAACGGCTGGGTGAAGATTACAGACACTAGCGGCAAGTTGGTGTATGAAGGAAAGTCCAACGGCGGTACCTTCCCCTGGAACGGCCGCGACTACAAGGGCAACAAGGCCAAACCGGGTGTGTATGTAGTGCTGGCCGGTTCTGATGATGGCGTTGAGACCTGTTCCATCAAAATAGCCGTACAATAG